The Candidatus Bathyarchaeia archaeon genome segment TATGATTACTGCGCCTATGCCTACCACAGTAGTGGTCGTTGCAGCTGCCGTACCCGCTATGCTTGCTATTTGTCCTGAGAGATCATCAACTTTCTTACTTAAGGCGCTTACATCTGCTCCTATAGTTGAGACCGATGTTTCTAGTCTTGAGACCCTTCCCAGAAGGTCTGAGACCGCTCTAGCTATCTCAGGTATTTCTGCTGGCACTGGTGGGCTATATGTGGCTTTGCCCTCGGCTACAAGCCTCTCAGCGTCTTCTTTTGGAATTAGCATGGCGTCGCCCTCTTTATATGGTCCATAAGTCTTGCCGTCAACGCCAGTGAATGCGGGTATGTTGGTCTTAGCGTAAGCAGTAACATAAATGGGCGGTGCGACTGGTGCTGCCTTTGGCCTTATGAGACCCAAATGTAGTGGAAGTGCAAAGAAGAAGCAGTCACCTATCGGCATTGAAAGCCATATGGGATCACGATTAGGTTCGCCGGATGCTAGAAGATCTACACAGTCATTGTTAAATACTAGTGGACGCAGGTTAATGCACATTGGTATGAATGGTACATATTCGTTAGCGTACCATGCGATTACTTTAAGCCATTTCTTCTGTGCCGCGAAGTCTCCCTTCATATAGGCTTCCCTAAAGTATTCTAAAGCTACCGTTGTTATATTGACTGTTCCAAGGCCGGGTTCCACCCAATCTGGCACCTCAACTATTTGCGGATACCTTGTACCTGGTCTGAAGCCTCCAAAGTAACCCCATTCGTATCCCGGTCCAAACTCAACTTGCAGCAGCTGCCATAGGTGATGCCCATAATATGTCCAGAAGCAGTGGTATAGCGGGTATCCATCATCTCTGTTCAGTAGATAGAAGAAGTCCATGTAAGAGTAAGGTACTGGATGAAGCTTTATGCCTATGCTGCCAAACCATTCTGTGACAACGAAGTCTAAATCTTCTAATGGGAGGGCGGAGAAGTAGGGATAGTCGAAGTCCAGTCTAGTACCGTTGGGTGTAACCCATATGCCATCAGCACCTTTTGTAAAGCCTAGACCTCTGAGGATCTCTTCAGCCTTAGCTGGATTATACTCATATTTGTTTAATTTCCTCATAAAGTCTTCAATACCATAATATTTTGCAATAGTTTCTGGAATAAAAGACCAGCCCTTTAGTTCAGATGGTAGCGGTAAGCCCACCGATTGAGCGTAAATTGATACTTCACCGAATGTTTTTTCGTCAAAGGCGTAATAAAGGGCTTGCCTAACCTCTTTTAGACTGAATGGATACCATTCACAATTTATGTAGAGACCCATATGCCCGGAGGGTCTAAAGACTAGTGTATACTTTTCTGGGTGCTCTTTAACCAGCCTATAGAATTCAGGGGTGAAATCATCAGTTGTCCATATATGGTAGATTTCTCCTGCAAGGAATTTAACCTGCAGCATTTCTCTCCTTTCCGGTCCTCCCCTGTAGAGATATAATTCGTCCCAGGGTATTGTGTCTGCGCCCTTCCACCACTCATCCCATTTCACAAGAAGAATTCCCTCATCGGTGATATCTTTGAGCTTCCATGGTCCTGTCCCAATAGGCCATTCTGGGCGGAAGGCTTGAAGCTCCTGCTGAATCGCTTGGATTTTTGTTATGTTTGGTTCTGGTTTGAGGGCCTCAGCCTTTATTCTATCATAGAAATCCTTATACACGTGTGCCGGATGTACGTAATGTGCTAGTAGAGAAATCAATGTCATCGGATCAATATAATTTAAGTCGAGATCATAAACCACAGTATATTCGTCTGGCGCGCTCACACTTTTCACATATCTTGGGAAGGGATAATTG includes the following:
- a CDS encoding ABC transporter substrate-binding protein, encoding MNELTKMGRSIVLLLLLLGLLLPTIPAINVRAQEKRVFYSIAHYEWRAPPLGHFNYFVTGSIWPVLHFVFEPLAHYLVDNDTFVPWLAERWNYDLTAGKLTIYLRRNVKWQDGKPFTSEDVLAYRYLNYPFPRYVKSVSAPDEYTVVYDLDLNYIDPMTLISLLAHYVHPAHVYKDFYDRIKAEALKPEPNITKIQAIQQELQAFRPEWPIGTGPWKLKDITDEGILLVKWDEWWKGADTIPWDELYLYRGGPERREMLQVKFLAGEIYHIWTTDDFTPEFYRLVKEHPEKYTLVFRPSGHMGLYINCEWYPFSLKEVRQALYYAFDEKTFGEVSIYAQSVGLPLPSELKGWSFIPETIAKYYGIEDFMRKLNKYEYNPAKAEEILRGLGFTKGADGIWVTPNGTRLDFDYPYFSALPLEDLDFVVTEWFGSIGIKLHPVPYSYMDFFYLLNRDDGYPLYHCFWTYYGHHLWQLLQVEFGPGYEWGYFGGFRPGTRYPQIVEVPDWVEPGLGTVNITTVALEYFREAYMKGDFAAQKKWLKVIAWYANEYVPFIPMCINLRPLVFNNDCVDLLASGEPNRDPIWLSMPIGDCFFFALPLHLGLIRPKAAPVAPPIYVTAYAKTNIPAFTGVDGKTYGPYKEGDAMLIPKEDAERLVAEGKATYSPPVPAEIPEIARAVSDLLGRVSRLETSVSTIGADVSALSKKVDDLSGQIASIAGTAAATTTTVVGIGAVIIILSVISLIMSLRKK